One Candidatus Binatus sp. DNA segment encodes these proteins:
- a CDS encoding sensor histidine kinase has product MKQRNQLAVLAPRPESRQISFSDRIAAIAELGAGTLAVERCAIAFPASGAGAADVVCAPRGDSRWDAVVNAVLSALDNRLGDAVAEYGSKRALRAPGSIESIERVALSTREIDAIVPVEKIDGRQIAAAAFTDGVSAVRIAIVAQADRARSELEASLELMARAVFGEMALAAARAALEFWRTHGAESGRQAAGAKRELARERAAANYLDTAVAAARRGQPNERFGRFGELVAGGAGFDQWVVAVADGGALTVAASSSGRKEFDLGETGSALLESFRRRIVIARWRDRDAAIVDRAKQSSEDRVFGGSYVCIPFEAGAIALASSDGGASAARAEAIVERLAPIAATWVMEREAARRNLLVRQLALRMFAASDEERARIARDLHDDQAQLLAAAKIALDGRREAARAIFKQVEEELRRKTRELRPVTIGDGSLDEAIEREFARLHRAGVTAKLVHLVHDGAAEKISRPVQQLCFQVVRETLSNVIRHARAKSVQITIDGTDAATRVSVTDDGCGIGADIKPEGTGLAGVRERLELMGGSLTVESRAGRTTVVAEIPESA; this is encoded by the coding sequence GTGAAACAACGCAATCAACTGGCGGTGCTCGCGCCGCGACCCGAATCGCGTCAGATATCTTTCAGCGATCGGATCGCCGCCATCGCCGAGCTTGGCGCCGGGACGCTCGCGGTCGAGCGATGCGCGATCGCGTTTCCCGCCAGTGGTGCGGGCGCCGCCGATGTGGTGTGCGCGCCGCGCGGAGACTCGCGATGGGACGCGGTGGTGAATGCGGTTCTGAGTGCACTCGACAATCGGCTCGGTGATGCGGTCGCGGAATACGGATCGAAGCGAGCGCTTCGTGCGCCGGGTTCGATCGAATCGATTGAGAGAGTTGCGCTGAGCACGCGGGAAATCGACGCAATCGTGCCGGTCGAAAAAATAGACGGGCGCCAGATAGCCGCGGCGGCGTTCACCGACGGCGTGAGCGCGGTGCGAATCGCGATCGTGGCGCAGGCCGATCGCGCCCGCAGCGAACTTGAAGCATCGCTTGAACTTATGGCGCGCGCCGTTTTCGGCGAGATGGCGCTGGCCGCCGCGCGCGCGGCGCTTGAATTCTGGCGGACCCACGGCGCCGAGAGCGGCCGTCAGGCGGCCGGCGCAAAGCGGGAGTTGGCGCGAGAGCGGGCGGCAGCGAATTACCTGGACACGGCGGTTGCGGCGGCGCGGCGCGGGCAGCCGAACGAAAGGTTCGGCCGTTTCGGCGAACTCGTCGCGGGTGGGGCCGGCTTCGACCAATGGGTGGTTGCGGTCGCGGACGGTGGCGCGTTGACGGTGGCCGCATCGTCGTCCGGGCGCAAGGAATTCGATTTGGGCGAGACGGGCAGCGCGCTCTTGGAAAGTTTCCGGCGCCGTATCGTGATTGCGCGCTGGCGCGATCGCGACGCGGCTATCGTCGATCGCGCCAAACAATCTTCCGAAGACAGAGTGTTCGGTGGTTCGTATGTGTGTATCCCGTTCGAGGCCGGCGCGATCGCGCTGGCGTCGAGCGACGGGGGCGCATCCGCGGCCAGGGCGGAGGCGATTGTCGAGCGGCTGGCTCCAATCGCAGCGACCTGGGTGATGGAGCGGGAGGCCGCGCGGCGCAACCTGCTGGTGCGCCAGCTTGCGCTCAGAATGTTTGCCGCGAGCGACGAGGAGCGCGCCAGAATCGCGCGCGACCTGCACGACGATCAGGCGCAGTTGCTGGCGGCGGCGAAAATTGCGCTCGACGGCCGGCGCGAGGCGGCGCGCGCGATCTTCAAGCAGGTCGAGGAGGAGTTGCGCCGCAAGACGCGCGAACTTCGTCCTGTCACGATCGGAGACGGATCGCTCGACGAGGCAATCGAGCGCGAGTTCGCGCGACTGCATCGCGCGGGCGTAACGGCGAAGTTAGTTCACCTGGTTCACGATGGCGCGGCGGAGAAAATCTCGCGCCCGGTGCAGCAGCTATGCTTCCAGGTGGTTCGCGAGACGCTGTCCAACGTGATTCGGCATGCGCGCGCGAAGTCGGTCCAAATCACGATCGACGGCACCGATGCGGCCACGCGCGTCTCGGTTACTGACGACGGCTGTGGCATCGGCGCCGACATCAAGCCAGAGGGGACTGGCTTGGCGGGTGTGCGGGAGCGGCTGGAGTTGATGGGTGGAAGCTTGACGGTGGAATCGCGGGCAGGCCGCACGACAGTCGTCGCTGAAATCCCGGAGTCCGCGTGA
- a CDS encoding response regulator transcription factor → MENHRRIRVLLADDHRIFREALRMVLAAECDVVAEAADGEQAVVIAAQLKPDVVVMDVGMPGIGGLAAARRIAKEAPVCKVLVLSQYDDEEYVLEAFGEAGCAGYVVKTDAAAELLSAVRAVHSGRRYLSPTIAPIVLARLRTGAPANASRAANPTQREREVLKLIGEGATTKEVAQRLGISVKTAQAHRDNLKQKLELRSTAAIVRYAIKHKLIRID, encoded by the coding sequence ATGGAAAATCACCGGCGGATTCGCGTGCTGCTCGCCGATGACCATCGGATCTTTCGCGAGGCGCTGCGGATGGTGCTCGCGGCCGAGTGCGACGTGGTCGCGGAGGCAGCCGATGGCGAACAGGCCGTCGTGATTGCCGCGCAACTGAAGCCGGATGTGGTGGTGATGGACGTCGGGATGCCGGGAATCGGGGGACTTGCCGCGGCGCGTCGAATCGCCAAGGAAGCGCCGGTCTGCAAAGTGCTGGTGCTCAGCCAATACGACGACGAGGAATACGTGTTGGAGGCGTTTGGCGAAGCGGGCTGCGCGGGCTACGTGGTCAAGACCGACGCGGCGGCCGAATTGCTGAGCGCGGTGCGCGCAGTTCACTCCGGGCGGCGCTACCTGAGCCCCACAATCGCACCGATCGTGCTCGCGCGGCTGCGGACTGGCGCGCCTGCCAACGCGTCGCGCGCGGCGAATCCGACGCAACGGGAACGCGAAGTGCTCAAGCTGATAGGCGAGGGCGCGACCACCAAGGAGGTCGCGCAACGACTCGGCATCAGCGTCAAAACCGCGCAAGCGCATCGCGACAACCTCAAGCAGAAGCTCGAGCTGCGCTCGACCGCGGCGATCGTGCGATACGCGATCAAGCACAAACTGATTCGCATCGATTGA
- a CDS encoding nitroreductase family protein, translating to MAEIGLFEAIYSARSLRRFKPDPVPDNVITKVLDAAIRAPSGSNQQSWEFIVIKDAAQRKKIGDVYRKGGGVLMALYANRVKPAHMSEDAYRKLRASATHLVDHMGDAPVLLLACLKQTAPAAAPPKLAPEVAAAMKSMARISGSSIYPAVQNIILACRGLGLGTVLTTIHAYFEDEVKAILGLPPEVQTYALMPIGYPQGKFGPIRRRPVSEVAYLDKYGNHWKS from the coding sequence ATGGCAGAAATAGGGCTCTTCGAGGCAATTTACTCGGCGCGATCGCTCAGGCGATTCAAACCCGATCCGGTTCCCGACAATGTAATCACCAAGGTGCTCGACGCGGCGATTCGCGCGCCCTCGGGCAGCAACCAACAGAGTTGGGAGTTCATCGTCATCAAGGACGCGGCCCAGCGCAAAAAGATCGGCGACGTGTATCGCAAGGGTGGCGGAGTTTTGATGGCGCTCTACGCCAATCGCGTCAAGCCCGCGCACATGAGCGAGGACGCCTACCGAAAACTGAGGGCGTCGGCGACCCACCTTGTCGATCACATGGGCGACGCGCCGGTGCTGTTGCTCGCATGCTTGAAGCAGACGGCGCCGGCCGCAGCGCCGCCCAAGCTTGCGCCCGAGGTGGCCGCGGCGATGAAGAGCATGGCGCGGATCTCGGGCTCGAGCATTTATCCCGCCGTGCAGAACATCATTCTCGCCTGCCGCGGCCTGGGTCTCGGCACGGTGCTCACGACGATTCACGCCTACTTCGAGGACGAGGTGAAGGCGATATTGGGGCTGCCGCCCGAAGTGCAGACGTACGCGCTGATGCCGATCGGATATCCGCAGGGAAAGTTCGGACCGATCAGGCGCCGGCCCGTGAGCGAGGTCGCGTACCTGGACAAATACGGCAACCACTGGAAGAGCTGA
- a CDS encoding dienelactone hydrolase family protein: MEVVSNEVLIRTGAEKMPAHLARPASGGPYPALVVVMEAFGLNDHIRRITNQFAAEGFVAVAPNLYFRQPDNVVRYDDLPGAFRLMGSVNDDQIVADMGAAIDHLKALKEVKPAFGTVGFCMGGRVAFMTACRNSAVRATAPYYGGGMVKPRQPGVKPPIEYVDGLNAPVLAFFGGKDAHIPIAEVDEFRDALKQAGKPAEVVFFPDADHGFMCDERPSFHPVHSKEAWARTIAFFKEYLG, translated from the coding sequence ATGGAAGTCGTCTCGAATGAAGTATTAATTCGTACCGGCGCCGAGAAGATGCCGGCGCATCTCGCGCGCCCCGCCTCCGGAGGTCCGTATCCCGCGCTGGTCGTCGTGATGGAAGCGTTCGGCCTCAACGATCACATCAGACGCATCACCAATCAATTCGCGGCCGAAGGCTTCGTCGCGGTCGCTCCAAATCTTTACTTTCGCCAACCCGACAACGTCGTCCGCTACGACGATTTGCCCGGCGCCTTTCGCCTGATGGGCTCGGTCAACGATGATCAAATCGTCGCAGACATGGGCGCCGCGATCGATCACCTCAAGGCGTTGAAGGAAGTCAAGCCCGCGTTCGGCACCGTCGGATTCTGCATGGGTGGACGCGTGGCCTTCATGACCGCGTGCCGCAACTCCGCTGTCAGAGCGACCGCGCCCTATTACGGCGGTGGGATGGTGAAGCCGCGGCAGCCGGGCGTGAAACCGCCCATCGAATACGTTGACGGTCTCAACGCCCCGGTGCTGGCCTTCTTCGGCGGCAAGGACGCGCACATTCCGATCGCCGAAGTGGACGAATTTCGCGATGCGCTCAAGCAGGCCGGCAAGCCGGCCGAGGTGGTCTTTTTCCCGGACGCCGATCACGGTTTCATGTGCGACGAACGTCCGTCGTTCCATCCCGTGCATTCCAAAGAGGCGTGGGCCAGGACCATCGCGTTCTTCAAAGAGTATCTCGGCTGA
- a CDS encoding rhomboid family intramembrane serine protease, producing MIPLRDNAAPRRLTPINTVLIAANIAVFAYELSLGAGAGAFVGRFAMVPAAVTRALSTNALALHELAAHRSLGALAPLMTTVTSMFIHGGFWHVAGNMLYLFIFGAAVEYRMGAPRYIIFYLAAGVAAALATVWIAPESGVPVIGASGAIAGVLGAYFIFYPRGRILTIIPIFIFVQFVEIPAVIYLLVWFAVQLYAGLEQGGRGATMAGGVAWWAHVGGFMFGVALGPMLAVNGPRRRR from the coding sequence ATGATTCCGCTTCGCGACAACGCCGCGCCGCGCCGCCTGACTCCGATCAACACCGTGCTGATCGCCGCGAACATCGCAGTGTTCGCCTACGAACTGTCGCTCGGCGCGGGTGCAGGAGCCTTCGTGGGCAGATTCGCGATGGTTCCGGCGGCGGTCACGCGTGCGCTCTCGACCAATGCGCTCGCATTGCACGAGCTGGCCGCGCATCGCAGCCTCGGCGCGCTCGCGCCGTTGATGACGACAGTCACGTCGATGTTCATCCACGGCGGTTTCTGGCACGTCGCGGGCAACATGCTGTATCTCTTCATCTTCGGCGCCGCGGTCGAGTATCGGATGGGCGCGCCGCGGTACATAATTTTTTATCTCGCTGCGGGAGTCGCCGCGGCGCTGGCGACGGTGTGGATCGCGCCCGAGTCGGGTGTCCCGGTGATCGGTGCGAGCGGTGCGATCGCCGGCGTGCTCGGCGCGTACTTCATTTTCTACCCGCGTGGGCGCATCCTGACGATTATCCCGATTTTCATTTTCGTGCAGTTCGTCGAAATTCCGGCGGTCATTTATCTGTTGGTCTGGTTCGCGGTGCAGCTCTACGCGGGACTCGAACAGGGCGGCCGCGGGGCGACGATGGCGGGTGGAGTCGCGTGGTGGGCGCACGTGGGAGGCTTCATGTTCGGAGTAGCGCTGGGCCCGATGCTCGCGGTGAATGGTCCGCGCCGGCGACGATAG
- the dnaB gene encoding replicative DNA helicase — MAVSSDDILRRVPPQNLEAEQSVLGAILLDNDAINHALEILAAEDFYRESHREIFRSMAELTDHSQPVDAITLTDALRTKGALEQIGGPGYIAELASIVPTAANVAHYARIVHEKAVLRSLASIATDIASSSYEAPSDVDGFVDEAEHRIFEISERRIKPSFHTMPELTRESLKILERMYENREMITGVPSGFVDLDRITAGFQASDLIIIAARPSMGKTALALNIAAYAAMDADPPMGVAFFSLEMSKEQLVLRMLCSEARVDSARARQGFLGERDFPKLAQAAARLSESNVYIDDSSDTTAITLKAKCRRLKRERAKNLGLIVVDYLQLMRSARPGESREKEIAEISRSLKALAKELKVPVIALSQLNRQVESRENRRPMLADLRESGAIEQDADVIAFIYREEMYKGKESKEPGVAEVIIAKQRNGPTDTAKLTYISNYTRFENYTPETGVFEDTGV; from the coding sequence GTGGCGGTTTCGTCGGACGATATTCTAAGGCGCGTTCCTCCGCAGAATCTCGAAGCAGAACAATCGGTGCTGGGCGCGATCCTGCTCGACAACGACGCGATTAACCACGCGCTCGAAATCCTTGCGGCTGAAGACTTCTACCGCGAGTCGCATCGCGAGATTTTCCGCTCGATGGCGGAGCTCACCGACCACAGCCAGCCGGTCGATGCGATCACGCTGACTGACGCGCTGCGCACCAAGGGCGCGCTCGAGCAGATAGGCGGCCCCGGCTACATCGCGGAGCTGGCTTCGATCGTGCCGACCGCGGCGAATGTCGCGCACTACGCGCGCATCGTGCACGAGAAGGCCGTGCTGCGCAGCCTTGCCTCGATCGCGACCGACATCGCAAGCTCTTCCTACGAGGCGCCGTCCGACGTGGACGGTTTCGTGGACGAAGCCGAGCATCGCATCTTCGAGATTTCCGAGCGGCGGATTAAGCCGTCGTTCCACACGATGCCCGAGCTGACGCGCGAGTCGCTGAAGATCCTCGAGCGGATGTACGAAAACCGCGAGATGATCACCGGCGTGCCGAGCGGGTTCGTCGATCTCGATCGGATCACGGCGGGCTTCCAGGCCTCCGACCTGATCATCATCGCGGCCCGCCCCAGCATGGGCAAAACGGCGCTCGCGCTGAACATAGCGGCCTACGCCGCGATGGACGCGGACCCGCCGATGGGCGTCGCGTTTTTTTCGCTGGAAATGTCGAAGGAGCAGCTCGTGCTGCGCATGTTGTGCTCGGAGGCGCGGGTGGACAGCGCGCGTGCGCGCCAGGGATTTCTGGGCGAGCGCGACTTCCCCAAGCTCGCGCAGGCGGCGGCGCGGTTATCGGAGTCGAACGTCTATATAGATGACTCGTCGGACACGACGGCGATCACGCTCAAGGCGAAATGCCGGCGTCTCAAGCGCGAGCGCGCCAAGAACCTGGGCCTGATCGTGGTCGATTATCTTCAGCTGATGAGATCGGCGCGGCCGGGCGAATCGCGCGAAAAGGAAATCGCGGAAATCTCGCGCTCGCTCAAAGCGCTGGCGAAAGAACTCAAGGTTCCGGTCATCGCGCTCTCGCAGCTCAACCGGCAGGTCGAGTCGCGCGAGAATCGCCGTCCGATGCTGGCGGATCTGCGCGAGTCGGGCGCGATCGAGCAGGACGCCGACGTGATCGCGTTCATCTACCGCGAGGAAATGTACAAGGGCAAGGAGAGCAAGGAGCCCGGAGTGGCCGAAGTGATCATCGCCAAGCAGCGCAACGGTCCCACCGACACCGCGAAGCTCACCTATATCAGCAACTACACCCGCTTCGAGAACTACACGCCGGAGACCGGCGTTTTCGAAGACACCGGCGTCTAG
- the scpB gene encoding SMC-Scp complex subunit ScpB: MEEERLKSILASLLFAAGEPVSLARLAAVFDDLPRAAVQKALAAMAAEYRAENRGIVIDEVAGGYQMRTPKDHASYVRKLLAARPPRLSRPLMETVAIIAYRQPITRPEIEQLRGVDTGGVLETLLERRLVKIAGRKDAPGRPMLYETTDEFLELFGLKNLEGLPDLSEFREIERAVEQTTTGPVEGIETHPEDAVAVDPALSDEVGSSSAGEEPDEPGPGTSDDNKNKTSH; this comes from the coding sequence GTGGAAGAAGAGCGACTGAAATCAATTCTCGCGAGCCTGCTATTCGCGGCCGGCGAGCCGGTCTCGCTCGCGCGGCTGGCCGCGGTCTTCGACGACCTCCCGCGTGCGGCGGTGCAAAAAGCGCTGGCCGCGATGGCCGCCGAGTACCGCGCCGAAAACCGCGGCATCGTGATCGACGAAGTCGCCGGCGGCTACCAGATGCGAACGCCCAAGGACCACGCCAGCTACGTTCGCAAGCTGCTCGCCGCCAGGCCGCCGCGTCTTAGCCGCCCGCTGATGGAGACCGTCGCGATAATCGCCTATCGACAGCCCATCACCCGCCCGGAGATAGAACAGTTGCGCGGCGTTGACACCGGAGGCGTGCTCGAAACGCTGCTCGAACGCCGCCTGGTCAAGATTGCCGGGCGCAAGGACGCACCGGGACGCCCGATGCTCTATGAGACCACCGATGAGTTCCTCGAATTGTTCGGACTGAAAAATCTCGAAGGTCTGCCCGACCTTTCGGAGTTCCGTGAGATCGAGCGCGCCGTCGAGCAGACGACGACCGGGCCGGTGGAAGGCATCGAGACTCACCCCGAAGACGCGGTTGCGGTGGATCCCGCCTTATCCGACGAGGTCGGCTCATCAAGCGCGGGCGAAGAACCGGACGAGCCCGGACCTGGAACATCCGACGACAACAAGAACAAGACTTCGCACTGA
- a CDS encoding segregation and condensation protein A produces MSNENESNTPPRLGADAGVRFRLPIYEGPLDLLLHLLKRAELDPHEVTASVITEQYLAWLELLDQLNLDVAGEYLVMAATLLLIKSFAMLPHPELADTEEAEELKRDLIERLLEYQRYREAAEKLAERALLGRDVFTTPGESAPEDAGAKHYAVTIFDLVEAIGAVLKRVADKTPRAIELRDIPVAECIPRIMRALEGAGPVQFAALFEDAGDRSLVIATFMALLELIRRREVRAFQEARFGPIFLERAAAG; encoded by the coding sequence GTGAGCAACGAAAACGAATCCAACACGCCGCCCAGACTCGGAGCCGACGCCGGGGTCCGCTTCCGGCTCCCGATTTACGAGGGCCCGCTCGACCTGCTGCTGCATTTGCTCAAGCGCGCCGAGCTCGACCCGCACGAAGTCACCGCCAGCGTAATCACCGAGCAGTACCTGGCATGGCTCGAATTGCTCGACCAGTTGAACCTCGACGTGGCGGGCGAGTACCTGGTGATGGCGGCGACGTTGCTGTTGATCAAGTCGTTCGCAATGCTGCCGCATCCCGAGCTCGCCGACACCGAGGAAGCCGAGGAGCTCAAGCGCGACCTGATCGAACGGCTACTGGAATATCAGCGCTATCGCGAGGCGGCTGAAAAGCTGGCGGAGCGCGCCCTGCTCGGCCGCGACGTGTTCACCACGCCCGGCGAGAGCGCGCCCGAAGACGCGGGGGCGAAACATTACGCGGTTACAATTTTCGACCTGGTCGAGGCGATTGGCGCAGTGCTCAAGCGCGTCGCCGACAAGACCCCGCGCGCCATCGAGCTGCGCGACATCCCGGTGGCGGAATGTATCCCGCGGATAATGCGCGCGCTGGAGGGCGCGGGACCAGTCCAGTTCGCCGCGCTGTTCGAGGACGCCGGCGATCGATCGCTGGTAATCGCGACGTTTATGGCGCTGCTCGAGTTGATACGCCGGCGCGAAGTTCGCGCATTTCAGGAAGCGCGCTTCGGCCCGATTTTTCTCGAGCGCGCCGCCGCGGGTTGA
- a CDS encoding site-2 protease family protein, producing the protein MGDLNASIATICIVAPAIIFAIIAHEVMHGVVALRLGDDTALRAGRLTLNPISHVDLFGTIILPFALYLFGMPVLGYAKPVPVDFRVLRGGRTGMLKVAAAGPLTNFVLAIVSGLVLRVMPAFMHGSLGPTVAEPLARMMQASVIVNVELGVFNLFPVLPLDGGRVLFSILPLAAARAYAQTERYGFLILLLLLYTHWLDVAIYPVMNMALGAISWMVQL; encoded by the coding sequence TTGGGCGACCTGAACGCAAGCATCGCGACCATCTGCATCGTCGCGCCGGCGATCATCTTCGCGATCATCGCGCACGAGGTTATGCATGGCGTGGTAGCGCTGCGGCTTGGCGACGATACCGCGCTTCGCGCCGGACGGCTCACGCTCAATCCGATTTCACACGTCGATCTCTTTGGGACGATTATCCTGCCGTTCGCGCTGTATCTGTTTGGTATGCCCGTGCTCGGCTACGCGAAGCCGGTCCCCGTCGATTTCCGCGTGTTGCGCGGCGGCCGGACCGGAATGTTGAAGGTGGCGGCCGCCGGGCCGCTGACGAACTTCGTGCTGGCAATCGTGAGCGGACTTGTGCTGCGGGTAATGCCGGCCTTTATGCACGGCTCGCTCGGCCCCACCGTCGCCGAACCGCTTGCTCGGATGATGCAGGCGTCGGTGATCGTCAATGTCGAACTGGGGGTCTTCAATCTCTTTCCCGTGCTGCCGCTGGACGGCGGTCGGGTGTTGTTCAGCATCCTGCCGCTCGCCGCCGCGCGCGCCTACGCGCAGACCGAGCGTTATGGCTTCCTTATATTGCTGTTGCTGCTGTATACGCATTGGCTGGATGTCGCGATCTATCCGGTCATGAACATGGCGCTGGGCGCGATCTCCTGGATGGTGCAACTGTGA
- a CDS encoding site-specific tyrosine recombinase: MSAAGWDELIDRHLSRQAVERGLSRNSMDAYAHDLSVFQSWCRKIGLKPAQLDAATLTAYLEALADRGLAVSSQRRHLASLHGLARELVDEKIIERDPAPAVKLRPHPRKLPRTLSPGDVENLIAAIDARDARGLRDRAMLEMAYGCGLRVSELVGLQLHQVNLAAGAVVVLGKGGKERMVPMGGAAIRALKAYLDRRDEILNPAGDGKRGRNEVPRRVWAVFITRLGRAMTRQGFFKALKRWAAADPRLAWVSPHTLRHCFATHLLEGGADLRAVQEMLGHSDISTTQIYTHLSKSHLRKVHRTFHPRATRASVVEGTD, translated from the coding sequence GTGAGCGCCGCCGGCTGGGACGAGCTGATCGATCGCCATTTGTCGCGCCAGGCCGTCGAGCGCGGGCTCAGCCGTAATTCGATGGACGCATACGCGCACGACCTCAGCGTTTTTCAATCGTGGTGCCGCAAGATTGGGCTGAAGCCGGCGCAACTCGACGCCGCCACCCTGACCGCGTACCTCGAAGCGCTGGCGGATCGGGGGTTGGCGGTCAGTTCGCAGCGCCGCCATCTCGCCAGTCTGCACGGACTGGCCCGCGAGCTGGTGGACGAAAAAATCATCGAACGCGATCCCGCGCCGGCCGTGAAGCTCAGGCCGCATCCGCGCAAACTCCCGCGCACTCTGTCGCCGGGCGACGTGGAAAATCTCATCGCCGCGATCGATGCGCGCGATGCCCGCGGATTGCGCGACCGCGCGATGCTCGAAATGGCCTACGGATGCGGTCTGCGCGTTTCGGAACTGGTCGGCTTGCAACTGCATCAGGTAAATCTCGCAGCCGGCGCCGTGGTCGTGCTCGGCAAGGGCGGCAAGGAGCGGATGGTGCCGATGGGTGGCGCCGCGATTCGCGCGCTGAAGGCCTACCTGGATCGGCGCGATGAAATTCTGAATCCGGCCGGCGATGGCAAGCGCGGCAGGAACGAGGTTCCGCGCCGCGTCTGGGCGGTTTTCATTACCAGGCTCGGCCGCGCGATGACCCGGCAGGGATTTTTCAAGGCGCTCAAACGATGGGCCGCCGCCGATCCGCGCCTTGCATGGGTCAGCCCGCATACCTTGCGCCATTGCTTCGCCACCCATCTGCTCGAGGGCGGCGCGGATCTGCGCGCGGTGCAGGAGATGCTCGGCCACAGCGACATCTCGACCACGCAGATCTACACCCATCTTTCCAAGAGCCACTTGCGCAAGGTGCATCGCACGTTTCATCCGCGCGCGACCCGCGCGAGCGTGGTGGAAGGTACGGACTGA